A single genomic interval of Celeribacter indicus harbors:
- the cydB gene encoding cytochrome d ubiquinol oxidase subunit II: MILHEFISYEMLRLIWWGLMGFLLIGFAMTDGFDMGVGALLPFAARTDVERRIAINTIGPVWEGNQVWLILGGGAMFAAWPPLYAVSFSGFYLAMFLILAALILRPVGFKYRNKKEDPKWRTRWDWALFIGGAVPALTFGIAVGNALQGVPFQLTEMMVPLYPGNALMKLLALLNPFALLVGMVSLTMLITHGAAWLSFKAEGMVAVRARRIGVVTGAIAILGFLVAGLWLAVGIPAYHYVGVVDPAGPSNPHLTAMARGGSWLATYQIRPWIAVAPVLGVIGIALAAFGLSRGAGGWSLLASKLGILGVISTVGLTMFPFILPSSLDPNSSLTVWNASSSHQTLFIMLGATLIFMPVILAYTAWVYRVLWGKVGADELTKNPNAY, translated from the coding sequence ATGATCCTGCATGAATTTATCAGCTACGAGATGCTGCGTCTGATCTGGTGGGGGCTGATGGGGTTCCTCCTGATCGGCTTTGCGATGACCGATGGCTTTGACATGGGGGTTGGCGCGCTGTTGCCCTTTGCGGCCCGCACCGATGTCGAGAGGCGCATCGCAATCAACACCATCGGCCCGGTCTGGGAGGGCAACCAAGTCTGGCTGATCCTTGGCGGCGGCGCGATGTTCGCCGCCTGGCCGCCGCTTTATGCGGTCAGCTTCTCGGGGTTCTATCTTGCGATGTTCCTGATCCTTGCGGCCCTGATCCTGCGGCCTGTCGGGTTCAAGTACCGCAACAAGAAAGAGGACCCGAAATGGCGGACCCGCTGGGACTGGGCGCTGTTCATCGGCGGCGCGGTTCCGGCGCTGACCTTTGGCATCGCGGTCGGCAATGCGCTGCAGGGCGTGCCCTTCCAACTGACCGAGATGATGGTGCCGCTTTACCCCGGCAATGCGCTGATGAAGCTGCTCGCGCTGCTTAATCCGTTCGCGCTGCTGGTTGGCATGGTCAGCCTGACCATGCTGATTACCCATGGCGCGGCCTGGCTTTCGTTCAAGGCGGAAGGCATGGTCGCGGTCCGGGCACGCCGGATCGGGGTTGTCACCGGGGCGATTGCGATCCTTGGGTTCCTGGTGGCCGGTCTCTGGCTGGCGGTCGGGATTCCGGCCTATCACTATGTTGGCGTTGTTGATCCCGCAGGCCCGTCAAACCCGCATCTGACTGCGATGGCGCGGGGAGGCTCCTGGCTTGCAACCTATCAGATCCGGCCCTGGATCGCGGTTGCGCCGGTGCTGGGGGTGATCGGTATCGCTCTGGCCGCCTTCGGCCTGTCGCGCGGGGCCGGCGGCTGGTCGCTGCTCGCCTCCAAGCTGGGCATTCTCGGGGTCATCTCGACCGTCGGGCTGACGATGTTTCCGTTCATCCTGCCATCCTCGCTGGATCCGAATTCCTCGCTGACCGTCTGGAATGCCTCCTCGTCGCACCAGACCCTGTTCATCATGCTCGGGGCCACGCTGATCTTCATGCCTGTCATTCTGGCCTATACCGCCTGGGTTTACCGGGTGCTCTGGGGCAAGGTCGGCGCTGACGAGCTGACAAAAAATCCCAATGCCTATTAA
- a CDS encoding cytochrome ubiquinol oxidase subunit I, which translates to MEIDVVDLSRLQFAVTAMYHFIFVPLTLGLSLLVAIMETVYVMTRRPIWRQMTKFWGTLFGINFVLGVATGITMEFQFGMNWSYYSVYVGDVFGAPLALEGLMAFFLEATFVGLWFFGWDRLSARAHCIVAWCVAIGSNFSALWILIANGWMQNPVGAVFNPDTMRMEIESFFEVIFNPVAQAKFVHTVSAGYVAASIFVIGVSSWFLLKGRHTELARRSITVACSFGLASVMAVIVLGDESGYETTHAQRMKLAAMEGMWETQAAPASFTLFGLPDQEARETRYAVHVPYVMGLIGTRSLTEEIAGIEDLVKESEERVRSGIIAWDALQTIRTQRAATPPEVRETFEANGGNLGYGMLLMRYVEDPRDATEAQIAQAAADTIPTVWPLFWSFRIMVGAGFLMLGFLAYMFWRTNFRQGRYPTWVLRGAVLMIPVPWIAIEAGWFVAEFGRQPWTVDGLLPTFLSASRLSVADLLITLAGFVALYTVLLVIEVRLMLAAIRKGPVQDAVETDAWNKAHQARLSGVLATDIKPAE; encoded by the coding sequence ATGGAAATTGATGTCGTTGATCTGTCACGACTGCAATTCGCCGTGACGGCCATGTATCACTTCATCTTCGTGCCGCTGACGCTTGGCCTCTCGCTGCTCGTGGCGATCATGGAGACGGTCTATGTCATGACCCGCCGCCCCATATGGCGGCAGATGACGAAATTCTGGGGCACGCTTTTCGGCATCAATTTCGTGCTGGGCGTCGCCACCGGGATCACGATGGAATTCCAGTTCGGCATGAACTGGAGCTATTACAGCGTCTATGTCGGCGATGTGTTCGGGGCTCCGCTGGCGCTGGAAGGGCTGATGGCCTTTTTCCTTGAGGCGACCTTTGTGGGCCTCTGGTTCTTCGGCTGGGACCGGCTTTCGGCCCGCGCCCATTGCATCGTGGCCTGGTGCGTGGCGATCGGCAGCAATTTCTCGGCGCTGTGGATCCTGATCGCCAATGGCTGGATGCAGAACCCGGTCGGTGCGGTGTTCAACCCCGATACGATGCGGATGGAGATCGAAAGCTTCTTTGAGGTCATCTTCAACCCGGTCGCCCAGGCGAAATTCGTCCATACCGTCAGCGCGGGCTATGTCGCTGCCTCGATCTTCGTCATCGGGGTTTCAAGCTGGTTCCTGCTCAAGGGGCGCCACACCGAACTGGCGCGGCGGTCGATCACGGTGGCCTGCTCTTTCGGTCTGGCCTCTGTCATGGCGGTGATCGTTCTGGGGGATGAAAGCGGCTACGAGACCACCCATGCGCAACGCATGAAGCTGGCCGCGATGGAGGGCATGTGGGAAACGCAGGCAGCCCCCGCATCCTTCACGCTTTTCGGTCTGCCCGACCAGGAGGCGCGCGAGACGCGCTATGCGGTGCATGTTCCCTATGTGATGGGGCTGATCGGCACTCGGTCCCTGACCGAGGAAATTGCCGGCATCGAAGATCTGGTGAAGGAGTCCGAGGAGCGTGTCCGCTCCGGCATCATCGCCTGGGACGCACTCCAGACCATTCGCACCCAGCGTGCGGCTACGCCGCCCGAGGTGCGCGAAACCTTCGAGGCGAACGGCGGCAACCTAGGCTACGGTATGCTGCTGATGCGCTATGTCGAGGATCCGCGCGACGCCACCGAGGCACAGATCGCCCAGGCCGCTGCAGATACGATCCCGACGGTCTGGCCGCTCTTCTGGTCCTTCCGCATCATGGTCGGCGCGGGTTTCCTGATGCTCGGCTTCCTGGCCTACATGTTCTGGCGCACCAATTTCCGCCAGGGGCGCTATCCCACGTGGGTCCTGCGCGGCGCGGTCCTGATGATCCCGGTGCCCTGGATCGCCATCGAGGCCGGCTGGTTCGTGGCCGAGTTCGGGCGCCAGCCCTGGACGGTGGATGGTCTGCTTCCGACCTTCCTGTCGGCAAGCCGCCTGTCTGTCGCAGATCTTCTGATCACGCTGGCGGGCTTCGTCGCGCTTTACACCGTGCTTCTGGTGATCGAGGTCCGGCTGATGCTGGCCGCGATCCGCAAAGGCCCGGTGCAGGATGCGGTAGAAACCGACGCCTGGAACAAAGCGCATCAGGCCCGCCTTTCCGGCGTGCTTGCCACCGATATCAAGCCAGCGGAGTGA
- a CDS encoding amino acid ABC transporter ATP-binding/permease protein, with translation MRHLAAVIREMNAGNGRHLRRAAVLAAMVPLAGAALLGLSGWFITASAMAGAAGLGLVFDFLRPSGGIRTLTLIRAASRYGERLLGHDATLRALERLRLRLFRDLSAVPLPTLARRHSAQMLNRLTADVEALEGLLIRLVFPTIAAALSLLVGLAVIWIIGGGALAGALAAIWAMGILCLARLAGAGQRAQARREEAALQAIRSRSAGLLALRGDLLMQGLLPQGLDQTKAAIAHAALARSGQDLMGRLAGVVMHLTPSMAIAATLILGGSLSPALLLTVILINLALTECLRLLWRGWSERGRIELAARNLARRVPDAQPATAEMPAPLRPGAALLTVNKLVVRAHGSGRELSAPLDFTLYPGETLAIHAPSGAGKSTLLAMLAGAAASKPGEITLLGRDLCEWPESDLRARLTLVPQRPALIAGSLANNLRIADPQADDAALAAVMQAVALSHFLTTPEGLVRQLGERGAGLSGGETRRLALARALLRQPDLLLIDEPTEGLDPANAASVLQGLRACLPRSGIILVSHRESDLAGADRRLQLPPADRDSQMPPAAPPLPHITVRGTAPFRKEATDGN, from the coding sequence GCCTCTCGGGATGGTTCATCACCGCATCCGCGATGGCGGGTGCGGCCGGGCTTGGCCTTGTCTTCGATTTTCTGCGCCCCTCGGGTGGCATCCGAACGCTGACGCTGATCCGCGCCGCCTCGCGCTATGGCGAGCGGCTGCTGGGGCATGATGCTACGCTGCGGGCGCTGGAACGGCTGCGGCTGCGGCTGTTCCGTGATCTTTCCGCTGTGCCGCTTCCTACGCTGGCGCGGCGCCATTCGGCGCAGATGCTTAACCGGCTGACCGCCGATGTGGAGGCGCTTGAAGGGCTGCTGATCCGTCTGGTCTTCCCGACGATTGCGGCGGCGCTGTCGCTGCTGGTCGGGCTGGCGGTGATCTGGATCATCGGCGGCGGGGCGCTTGCCGGGGCCTTGGCGGCCATCTGGGCGATGGGAATCCTGTGCCTTGCGCGGCTGGCCGGGGCCGGACAGCGCGCCCAGGCCCGTCGGGAAGAGGCGGCTTTGCAGGCGATCCGGTCACGCTCGGCTGGGCTGCTGGCGCTGCGCGGCGATCTGCTGATGCAGGGGCTGCTGCCGCAGGGGCTTGACCAGACAAAGGCGGCGATCGCCCACGCGGCTCTGGCGCGCAGCGGTCAGGATCTGATGGGTCGTCTGGCGGGGGTGGTGATGCACCTCACGCCGAGCATGGCGATTGCCGCGACGCTGATCCTAGGGGGCAGCCTTTCGCCGGCGCTGCTGCTGACGGTGATCCTGATCAATCTTGCCCTGACCGAATGCCTTCGGCTGTTGTGGCGTGGCTGGTCCGAGCGGGGTCGGATAGAACTTGCGGCCCGCAATCTTGCGCGGCGGGTTCCGGATGCCCAACCGGCGACGGCGGAGATGCCGGCACCCCTTCGCCCCGGCGCAGCACTCCTGACCGTCAACAAGCTTGTCGTGCGCGCCCATGGCAGCGGCAGGGAGCTGAGCGCGCCTCTGGATTTCACGCTGTACCCTGGCGAAACACTGGCGATCCATGCGCCATCGGGCGCGGGCAAATCCACCCTTCTGGCAATGTTGGCCGGAGCAGCCGCGTCAAAGCCGGGCGAGATCACCCTTCTGGGCCGCGATCTGTGCGAATGGCCCGAATCCGATCTGCGCGCCCGGCTGACGCTGGTGCCGCAGCGGCCCGCGCTGATCGCCGGATCGCTGGCCAACAATCTCCGCATTGCCGATCCGCAGGCCGATGACGCGGCACTTGCGGCGGTGATGCAGGCTGTGGCCCTGTCGCATTTTCTTACGACGCCCGAAGGGCTCGTGCGGCAATTGGGCGAGCGTGGCGCGGGCCTTTCGGGCGGCGAGACCCGGCGTCTCGCGCTAGCGCGCGCGCTGTTGCGGCAGCCGGACCTCCTTCTGATCGACGAACCGACCGAGGGGCTGGACCCGGCTAATGCGGCGTCTGTCCTGCAGGGGCTGCGCGCCTGTCTGCCCCGGTCGGGGATCATTCTCGTCTCGCATCGCGAAAGCGATCTGGCCGGTGCCGACCGGCGCCTGCAACTGCCACCGGCTGACCGTGACAGTCAGATGCCACCAGCCGCGCCACCCCTTCCCCACATCACAGTCCGGGGCACCGCCCCCTTCAGAAAGGAGGCCACTGATGGAAATTGA